Genomic DNA from Halomonas sp. BDJS001:
GTCAGCCGCTGGGAACCGAAGACCTCATCCAACCCTACCATGGATAACAAAATGCCTAGCAGCGCTGCCATCAGGCCCTTGATCATAGAGCCGCTGGCTAGCGAGATGATAATGGTGAGAGAAAAACAGATCAGCCAGAAAAATTCGGGTGCCCCGAAGTTCAGCGCAATTTTGGCCAAGTAGGCGGCAAAAAAGATCAACGCTATGTTGGAGATAAAATCGGCAATCACCGATGAGTAAAGCGCAGCCTTTAGCGCTTTTTTTGCATGCCCCTGCTGGGCCATCGGGTAGCCGTCTAACAACGTACAGGCCGAGGCGGGGGAGCCCGGGGTTCTAATCAGAATGGCAGTAATCGAGCCACCGTACATCCCACCCTTATAGATGCCTACCAGCAGCAGGATAGCGGCAACCGGCTGCATGGAGAAGGTAAACGGGAGTGCCAAGGCCACCGCCATGGTGGCGGTTAAACCAGGGATGGAACCCACCACTACGCCAATCACCACACCTACGGCGATAGCCAGAAAGTTATCCAGGCTAAAGAATATGCCAACGACTTCCGAAAAGTTTTCCATAGGACACCTAGAAAAATAAGTAGCGAATCAGAAACCGAGCGGCATTATCGGTAGTGGCACGTTCATTACTTCTACAAATAAGAGCGTCACAATAATAGGAAACAGAAATGCCAGGCTATATACCCACCAAGTGCGAACCGGGTGTGCTACGAAAAGTACTAACGTTGCCAAAATACCGCAGAACACGGCGCCTATCACCTCAAACAAGGCAACATATATCACCAGAGACAACACCATTAGCACGAAACGCCGCGTGGAGCCTTTCTCAATCGCCCGCTCATCCTCCTCGGCTCTCTGTTCCACAATGCAGGCCTGAAGAATAAGCAGAACCGAAAACAGCAGGATCAGCCAGCCGATAATCGTCGGCAGCCACCGCGGCGACATCATTGGGTTTTGTAGGATCGGCGGTTCGTTTATATAGTTGGGTACCAGATAAAAGACCAACACGATGGCAAACCCCAGCAATACGATGCCGGTGATAAGATCGCTGGTATCTTTTATTTTTACTCTGCGCTTGGAACCCGAAGGTGTCATCGCGGCCTTCTCCTGGAGACACAAGAGAGGCGAGGGTAGCGGCCCTCGCCTCTGTGTTTGACGGAAGACGTCTTAATTACTGGCTAATACCGGCCTGCTGTGCAACGCCTTTCCAACGTTCTACTTCATCGGCAATGAACTGCTTGAACTCTTCGCCAGACACCTGACCCGGCTCGGCGCCCAGCTGATCAGCAAAGTCCAAAAACTCTTCACGCTCCATCACCTTAGCAAGGGCATCCTGCATAACGCTTTGCGCTTCTTCAGGGAAAGAGCTGTGTGCCACCAGGCCAAACCATGCCGTCGTGACGAACTGGTCGAGGTTGTACTCGCCCACTTCCGATAACGTGGGTACATCAGGCAAATACTCTGACCGCTCAGCAGAGGTAACCGCTAGAGCGCGCAAATCACCCGAGCGAATATGTGACAGGACGGTTGGCATGTTCTCAAAGGAGACATCGACATCGCCCCCTAAGAGCGCAGGAAGCGCCGCACCGCTGCCAGCAAAAGGCACTGCCGTCATATTGGTTTCAGTCAACGTCTTGAATAGCTCACCGGACATATGGATGGAACTGCCCACGCCACTGTGGCTGAAGGTCATGTTCTCTTCCTTTGCGGCTTCAACGAACTCAATAACACTTTCATAAGGGCTATCGGCAGGCACCACCATGACATTGGGGATATCGATCATGTTTTGCAGGAAGACAAAATCTTCGACGGGATCGTAGCTAAGATCGGGATAAATAGCTGCACCGATAGTGTGGCCGGGCGATGCCATCAGAATCGTGTGTTCAGCATCACGTCCACCGCGGGCGAGACGACCAGTGCCCACCGTAGAACCCGCGCCAGGGCGGTTTTCCACAACCACGTTAGCATCCAGCTCTTGCTGAAGAAGATCCGCGACGCGGCGGGAGAGCACATCCGTGGTGCCACCAGGAGCGTAAGGGACGACAAGACGAATATCGTCAGTAGGCCACTCGTTGGCGCTGGCAGTGGATACAGTGAGCCCCGTTGCAAGGGTGCTACCTAAAGCGGCAAGGCATGCTGCGCTAAGAATTTTTTTCATTTTTATCTTCCTATGCATTTGCTAATTTTTGTTCGTATCCCGTACACGTATTCGTAGCATGCCTCTGAGGTTACGTCGTTGTTCACGCAATAAAAAACACGACTTTAGTATCAATGAGGCTAATAAAGTGTGAGCAGACCTATTTCGCGTAAAAAAAAACCATTGGCACGCAAATAATATTAATAATAATTATATTTTTGCCCCTAACTGGGTGGCGTCTCCTGAATTCAAACAACAATCTGGGCAACCGCTGTCGCTGCTGCTTATTAGCTGAATTCAGGTATCTAATTTTACTAATTAAGAACGCTTGTCAACAAAAAAACACCCACCAGTTAACGAACTTTTGTACGTATTGCAAACAAAACTCATCTCCCCTACATTAAATGCAACGCCGTTCTAAATAATGGCATCTCTCCAATCTCAAACATTCCACTAGGAAAGATCATGACGCACCGTTCTATTAACGTTGACCTTGTGGTGGTGGGGTCGGGTGCGGCGGGGTTGGCTGCTGCCGTCACAGCCGCCCATCAAGAGTTAAAGGTCATTGTCGTTGAAAAATCTGATAGCTTAGGAGGGGCAACCGCTTGGTCGGGTGGCTGGATGTGGGCGCCCCGTAACCCGCTTGCAATTGCCGCTGGGATTAATGAAGACGTGGAAATGGTGCGAACCTACCTGCGCCATGAGCTAGGGGAGCGTTTTGATGCGGATAAAATTGATGCTTTCCTGGCTGCATCACCGGCCATGGTTGAGTTCTTTCACCACAATACAGCCCTCCAATTTGACGCTGGCAACGCTATCGCGGATATCCACGGTGATACGCCCGGCGCAGGCACGGGCGGCCGTTCAGTCATCGCTGCGCCGTTTGATGGCCGTGAACTAGATACCCAAACGCTGAAAAAGATGCGTACAACCATGCCTGAAACAGCGTTTCTCGGTATGCCCATTCAAGCCGGGCCCGATTTAGCCGCTTTTTTAAACGTTGCGCGTTCACCGAAGGCTTTCTTACATGTTACAAAGCGAGTAAGCCGCCACCTATACGACTTGGCCCGCTATGGTCGTGCAATGCAGCTCGTTAACGGCGTGGCGCTTACCGGAAGGCTTGCTAAATCCGCTCAGGAGCTAGGCGTGGAAATGTGGGTGTCCTCCCCCGCTAAGCAGCTCTTGACGATAGGTGATCAGGTAACTGGCGTGGTCGTTGCCTCGCCTGAGGGCGACATTAGCATTCGAGCAGAGAAAGGCGTGGTCTTAGCAGCGGGCGGTTTTCCTTGGGATGTATCGCGGCGTAAGATGCTATTTCCCAAAACGCCCACGGGCGAAGACCATTGGCCGCTGCCACCCTCTTCCGCCAGCGGGGATGGTTTGCGCTTAGGTGAATCAGTGGGCGGCGTGGTAGACACCTCGCTTTATTCCCCCGTCGCCTGGGCACCGGTCTCGCTGGTTCCCTATCGGGACGGCCATGTGGGCCACTTTCCACATATTATTGATCGCGCGAAGCCAGGCGTGATTGGCGTGCTGCAAAATGGCAAGCGCTTCGTTAACGAAGCAGGCGGCTACTACGACTACGTGGATGCCATGGTCAAAGCGGTACCTGCAGGTGAAGAGGTCTGTTCATGGCTGGTTTGTACTCATCGCTTTCAGCGCCGCTACGGCTTAGGCATTAGTCGCCCGGCCCCAGTGCCTTTTAAGCATTGGATTAAACAGGGCTACCTGAAAACCGGTAAAACGCTGGGAGCGTTGGCAACCGAGTGCGGCATTGACCCACAAGCGCTTAAATACACGGTTGATAACTACAACCGCCACGCCCGGCAAGGCGACGACCCTGCCTTTGGGCGCGGCTCCACGCCTTATAATCGTAAAAACGGCGACCCGGCCAACAGGCCAAATCCCTGTGTCGCACCGCTTGATCAGGGGCCATTTTATGCCGTCAAAGTACTGCCTGGCAGTTTCGGCACCTTCGCCGGACTTAAAACCAATGCGCACGCTCAGGTGCTTAACGCTGCCGACCAGCCCATCGATGGCTTGTATGCGGCGGGTAGTGATATGGCCAGCATCATGGGCGGCTTCTACCCTGCTGGTGGCATTAACCTTGGGCCTGCAATGACCTTTGGCTATATCGCGGGCCTGCACGCTGCCAACCAGGAGTTACCCAATGCCTGATGCCGCATCTCCCCGCTTTTCGCTTGCCGCATTGACGGTACTGGAGCTCTCCCCACCCGAGATGATTGCGGTGGCCGCGAAAGCAGGTTACGACGCGGTGGGACTTAGGTTGATTCCCGCTACTCCGGAAGAGCACCACTTCACCCTCGCCCACAATACGGCTCTGCTACGCCGCACTCAGCAAGCGCTGCGCGACAGCGGCATTAAGGTGCTCGATGTCGAAATCTTACGCCTCAAGCCCGATACCCAGGTAGTCGAAGAATTTGCCCATATCCTGGATATCGGTGCTGAACTGGGCGCCAGCGAGGTGCTGGTAGCAGGCAATGATGAAGACCTT
This window encodes:
- a CDS encoding Bug family tripartite tricarboxylate transporter substrate binding protein; translation: MKKILSAACLAALGSTLATGLTVSTASANEWPTDDIRLVVPYAPGGTTDVLSRRVADLLQQELDANVVVENRPGAGSTVGTGRLARGGRDAEHTILMASPGHTIGAAIYPDLSYDPVEDFVFLQNMIDIPNVMVVPADSPYESVIEFVEAAKEENMTFSHSGVGSSIHMSGELFKTLTETNMTAVPFAGSGAALPALLGGDVDVSFENMPTVLSHIRSGDLRALAVTSAERSEYLPDVPTLSEVGEYNLDQFVTTAWFGLVAHSSFPEEAQSVMQDALAKVMEREEFLDFADQLGAEPGQVSGEEFKQFIADEVERWKGVAQQAGISQ
- a CDS encoding tripartite tricarboxylate transporter TctB family protein, encoding MTPSGSKRRVKIKDTSDLITGIVLLGFAIVLVFYLVPNYINEPPILQNPMMSPRWLPTIIGWLILLFSVLLILQACIVEQRAEEDERAIEKGSTRRFVLMVLSLVIYVALFEVIGAVFCGILATLVLFVAHPVRTWWVYSLAFLFPIIVTLLFVEVMNVPLPIMPLGF
- a CDS encoding FAD-dependent oxidoreductase; the protein is MTHRSINVDLVVVGSGAAGLAAAVTAAHQELKVIVVEKSDSLGGATAWSGGWMWAPRNPLAIAAGINEDVEMVRTYLRHELGERFDADKIDAFLAASPAMVEFFHHNTALQFDAGNAIADIHGDTPGAGTGGRSVIAAPFDGRELDTQTLKKMRTTMPETAFLGMPIQAGPDLAAFLNVARSPKAFLHVTKRVSRHLYDLARYGRAMQLVNGVALTGRLAKSAQELGVEMWVSSPAKQLLTIGDQVTGVVVASPEGDISIRAEKGVVLAAGGFPWDVSRRKMLFPKTPTGEDHWPLPPSSASGDGLRLGESVGGVVDTSLYSPVAWAPVSLVPYRDGHVGHFPHIIDRAKPGVIGVLQNGKRFVNEAGGYYDYVDAMVKAVPAGEEVCSWLVCTHRFQRRYGLGISRPAPVPFKHWIKQGYLKTGKTLGALATECGIDPQALKYTVDNYNRHARQGDDPAFGRGSTPYNRKNGDPANRPNPCVAPLDQGPFYAVKVLPGSFGTFAGLKTNAHAQVLNAADQPIDGLYAAGSDMASIMGGFYPAGGINLGPAMTFGYIAGLHAANQELPNA